Proteins encoded within one genomic window of Triticum aestivum cultivar Chinese Spring chromosome 2D, IWGSC CS RefSeq v2.1, whole genome shotgun sequence:
- the LOC123055497 gene encoding xylanase inhibitor protein 1 has product MAFRRRSCVVAALLALSFLAATAAAGDHGLTVFWGRNKDEGSLGEACDTGIYNTVIISFYSVFGHGRYWGDLSGHPLYGIGADIKHCRGKGIVVLLSIGGGGTQYSLPSSQSAADVADNLWNAHLGGGRRGVFRPFGDAVVDGIDFFIDQGAPDHYDELARRLSGYNRYYRGAPGVRLTATPRCVYPDWHVQRALDTGLFERIHVRFYGEDRCSYNHVHKDGVMAQWSKWTARYPRSKVYIGLAAANVPGRNDKVGLMSMNYDLMPSVKQAANYGGVMLWERYYDKQTGYGRDLYNGGIN; this is encoded by the coding sequence ATGGCGTTCCGACGCCGTTCATGCGTAGTAGCAGCACTCCTCGCCCTCTCCTTCCTCGCCGCCACGGCAGCCGCCGGTGACCACGGCCTGACGGTCTTCTGGGGCCGGAACAAGGACGAGGGCTCCCTCGGGGAGGCCTGCGACACCGGCATCTACAACACCGTCATCATCTCCTTCTACAGCGTCTTCGGCCACGGCAGGTACTGGGGCGACCTCTCCGGCCACCCGCTCTACGGCATCGGCGCCGACATCAAGCACTGCCGGGGCAAGGGCATCGTCGTCCTCCTCTccatcggcggcggcggcacccAGTACTCCCTGCCGTCATCACAGTCCGCGGCCGACGTCGCCGACAACCTGTGGAACGCGCacctcggcggcggccgccgcggcgTGTTCCGCCCGTTCGGCGACGCCGTGGTCGACGGCATCGACTTCTTCATCGACCAGGGCGCGCCGGACCACTACGACGAGCTGGCCAGGCGTCTGTCCGGCTACAACCGGTACTACCGCGGCGCGCCCGGGGTGCGGTTGACGGCGACGCCGCGGTGCGTGTACCCGGACTGGCACGTCCAGAGGGCGCTGGACACGGGGCTGTTCGAGCGGATCCACGTCAGGTTCTACGGCGAAGACCGGTGCTCCTACAACCACGTGCACAAAGACGGGGTGATGGCGCAGTGGAGCAAGTGGACGGCGAGGTACCCCCGGAGCAAGGTGTACATCGGGCTGGCGGCGGCGAACGTGCCCGGGAGGAACGACAAGGTCGGCCTCATGTCGATGAACTACGACCTCATGCCCAGCGTGAAGCAGGCGGCGAACTACGGCGGGGTCATGCTCTGGGAGAGGTACTACGACAAGCAGACCGGATACGGCCGCGACCTCTACAACGGCGGCATCAACTAA
- the LOC123051133 gene encoding uncharacterized protein, translating to MNHLLQGRHCFQGHLPRISFRCYLLVCSIVFMHFLPCLLSPPAECTCKQQDSFCFVLLLFQIQSDQKQSATEDLKIFHVPVDDLFVTPKCLLVFFLQVLLTGQGKDNRSDRFNLFSLLVA from the exons ATGAATCATCTTCTCCAAGGAAGGCATTGCTTTCAG GGCCACCTCCCAAGGATTAGCTTCCGCTGCTACCTCTTGGTTTGCTCGATCGTCTTCATGCATTTCTTGCCATGTCTGTTGA GTCCTCCTGCTGAGTGTACCTGCAAGCAACAAGATAGTTTTTGTTTTGTCCTCTTGCTGTTTCAAATTCAG AGTGACCAAAAGCAGAGTGCAACAGAGGATTTGAAGATTTTTCATGTACCTGTGGATGATCTTTTTGTGACCCCCAAGTGCTTGCTTGTGTTCTTCCTCCAG GTGCTTTTGACAGGTCAGGGAAAGGACAATAGAAGCGACCGGTTCAACCTTTTCTCGCTGTTAGTCGCTTGA
- the LOC123051134 gene encoding L-type lectin-domain containing receptor kinase SIT2, with protein MLPHSLLLCLLFLTPTSASYANDGFAYDGFSHAMLLIDGVASIAGRALMLTDGAAQSVGHAYYGSRFDSISSFSTTFVFIITPSYSDLGGYGLAFTISATADSLLDALPSQYMGIFNSQNIGNVTNHLFAVELDTIRNSEFGDIDANHVGIDVNTLVSINSHTAGYYTPNGTFSPLSLISGKPMQVWVDYDDNSHHVNVSLAPYLEEKPQRPLLSSTVNLTSILPSSVYVGFASATGTLSSIHSIIGWSFNPNGEAKPLNYSALSGVIQDVRRNDQSGSQVQLGAQSGSHISGGVITTVVILSVFITIVIIIALYVYMKKARKSGEWEIDCGSSSFTYKDLAAATNGFSDRMLLGKGGFGKVYKGLLQNSKQDVAIKRVSPESKQGMKEFIAEITILGHLRHRNLVQLLGYSRHKSELLLVYDYMPNGSLDRVLHGQDKRTVDWFHRFNIIKGIASGLCYLHEDWEKVVIHRDIKASNVLLDNEMNGRLGDFGLARLHNHGTDAHTTHLAGTWGYIAPELARLGRATKATDVFAFGVFMLEVACGRRPIQVNDSDGEPVLLTDWVVDAWESGSLLKTVDPKLEDYVREEAELVLKLGLLCSHPVPSARPCMRLVMQYLVKDVLLPDFQSSFLSLTSRDEEFGQHILSCPSVATTITGLSGGR; from the coding sequence ATGCTGCCTCACTCCCTATTACTctgcctcctcttcctcaccccAACCTCCGCCTCCTATGCCAACGATGGGTTCGCCTATGACGGTTTCTCCCATGCCATGCTCCTTATTGATGGTGTAGCTTCAATCGCAGGCAGAGCTCTCATGCTAACCGATGGTGCTGCCCAGAGTGTAGGACACGCTTACTACGGAAGCCGGTTTGACTCTATTTCCTCCTTCTCCACAACCTTCGTGTTCATCATCACTCCCTCTTACTCTGATTTAGGCGGATATGGGCTTGCCTTTACGATTTCCGCTACAGCAGACTCTTTATTGGATGCCCTTCCGTCTCAGTACATGGGCATCTTCAACTCTCAAAACATCGGTAATGTCACAAATCATCTCTTTGCCGTCGAGCTTGATACCATCCGAAATAGCGAATTTGGGGATATTGATGCTAATCATGTTGGAATCGATGTGAACACCTTGGTCTCTATCAACTCCCACACTGCTGGATACTACACCCCAAATGGCACGTTCTCCCCCTTGTCACTTATTAGTGGTAAACCGATGCAAGTATGGGTGGACTATGATGACAATTCACACCACGTGAATGTCAGTTTAGCACCTTACTTAGAGGAGAAGCCTCAGCGCCCACTGCTATCCAGCACTGTCAATCTTACATCTATTTTGCCAAGCTCGGTATATGTTGGCTTTGCCTCTGCAACCGGCACCCTAAGTTCCATACACAGCATTATTGGCTGGAGTTTCAATCCAAATGGGGAGGCCAAACCACTTAACTACTCAGCATTGTCTGGAGTTATACAGGATGTTCGACGGAATGATCAAAGTGGCTCGCAGGTTCAATTGGGTGCTCAAAGTGGCTCGCATATCTCTGGGGGTGTTATTACAACAGTTGTTATTCTGTCAGTGTTCATCACAATTGTCATTATCATTGCTCTTTATGTTTATATGAAGAAGGCAAGGAAAAGTGGTGAGTGGGAAATCGATTGTGGGTCATCATCCTTCACATACAAAGATCTTGCCGCTGCGACCAACGGTTTCAGTGACAGGATGCTTCTTGGGAAAGGAGGATTTGGAAAGGTATACAAAGGGCTGCTACAAAACTCGAAGCAAGATGTTGCCATCAAGCGGGTTTCGCCAGAGTCAAAGCAGGGGATGAAGGAATTCATAGCTGAGATAACCATCCTAGGCCATCTCCGCCATCGCAACCTTGTGCAGTTGCTCGGTTATTCTCGACACAAGAGCGAGCTCCTTCTGGTTTACGATTACATGCCAAATGGCAGTCTTGATAGAGTTTTGCATGGTCAAGATAAGCGGACTGTCGACTGGTTTCACAGATTCAACATTATAAAAGGCATTGCATCTGGTCTTTGCTACCTCCACGAGGACTGGGAGAAGGTGGTCATCCATCGAGACATCAAAGCGAGCAACGTGCTCCTCGATAATGAAATGAACGGTAGACTAGGTGATTTTGGTCTGGCAAGATTACACAACCATGGTACAGATGCCCACACCACACATTTGGCTGGCACCTGGGGGTACATTGCCCCCGAGCTGGCTAGGCTAGGAAGGGCAACCAAGGCAACTGATGTCTTTGCATTCGGTGTCTTCATGTTGGAGGTTGCTTGTGGGAGGCGTCCAATACAGGTGAATGATTCTGATGGCGAGCCAGTGCTGCTGACAGACTGGGTGGTCGATGCATGGGAGAGCGGTTCGCTCCTCAAAACGGTAGACCCAAAATTAGAAGATTATGTCAGGGAGGAAGCAGAGTTAGTACTAAAGCTTGGCTTGCTGTGCTCTCACCCAGTACCAAGTGCTAGGCCATGCATGCGCCTAGTGATGCAATACCTTGTAAAGGATGTGCTACTCCCGGATTTCCAATCAAGTTTTTTGAGCCTTACTAGCAGGGATGAAGAATTTGGGCAGCATATCCTGTCATGCCCTTCTGTAGCGACGACCATAACAGGACTTTCTGGAGGAAGATGA